The following proteins come from a genomic window of Amaranthus tricolor cultivar Red isolate AtriRed21 chromosome 14, ASM2621246v1, whole genome shotgun sequence:
- the LOC130800105 gene encoding serine/threonine-protein phosphatase 7 long form homolog, whose amino-acid sequence MDLNVTSQSYARVQEMDPAAPGPVDPSVLTLQHEHRSTPLWDAQVSDAETLGTRHPDSVPWVIDDRIIPYLELTRLYDFHLVAYGRVDRAIITALVERWRQETHTFHLPLGEATITLLDVALLTRLPIEGRAVCTGGRQLSGWRDMVHRILGERPPPTVGRGDTAPPPQPAPDVPYGSRWSFARRTRKHTGSGLGFYRDQLDLLRPNQFLWDPYPAEAYTAVLEHSGIHSGAWRAYVPLICFDIVEVHLPERVMRQYGLVQGIPPPCDTKPQLHLISRRNQAGANWMEINGRHIARWDHRLELLAQGAPIDVVGAPTTPDYMPWFLSITRRWMTPRALLEAAHYAPVAPAMTKFAQGAANVMRYSQEEPVREIAHDMLFGSQFQHFIPEVAAQHSSTTSHTHMACSPSYDYHLEEMDHSYPVDAAGTSQAGPSQPSQYQSPPLPVRHANASFYRRRRRRPTQLDRVDEGS is encoded by the exons atggatttgaacgtTACTAGtcaaagttatgcaa GAGTAcaggagatggatccagcagctccaggaccCGTAGACCCTAGTGTGTTAACCTTGCAGCATGAGCACAGGAGtactcctctttgggatgcccag GTGTCTGATGCGGAAACGCTGGGCACCAGGCATCCAGATTCTGTTCCATGGGTGATCGATGATAGGATCATCCCATACTTAGAGCTAACGAGGTTATACGACTTTCACCTCGTAGCATACGGCAGAGTTGATCGTGCCATTATCACGGCACTGGTCGAGAGATGGCGTCAGGAGACGCATACATTTCATCtccctctaggtgaggctaccatcacattgcttgatgtagccttactaacgCGGCTTCCCATAGAGGGACGTGCCGTTTGTACAGGCGGACGCCAGCTATCAGGCTGGCGTGACATGGTGCATCGCATTTTGGGAGAACGCCCTCCACC aaccgttggtcgtggtgatactGCTCCTCCACCACAGCCAGCCCCCGATGTTCCGTACGGTTCGAGGTGGAGTTTTGCCCGCCGGACGCGCAAGCACACCGGCAGCGGTCTaggattctaccgagatcaaTTAGACCTCctacgacccaaccag tttttgtgggacccatacccAGCGGAAGCCTACACAGCTGTACTcgaacactcggggattcattcCGGGGCGTGGAGGGCTtatgtgccactcatatgcttcgacattgtcgaagtacatctaccagagcgcgtaatgcgccaatatgggttggtacagggcattccaccgccttgtgacactaAACCCCAGCTGCACCTAATTTCGCGAAGAAATCAAGCTGGGGCAAATTGGATGGAGATCAACGGgcgccacatcgctcgttgggatcatagacttgagctgctggcacaaggtgcgccAATCGATGTTGtcggcgcacctactacacctgactatatgccgtggttcctctccatcacgcgccgatggatgacaccacgtgcccTCTTGgaagcagcacattacgcacctgtTGCGCCTGCGATGACcaaattt gcacaaggtgcggcaaacgtgatgcggtacagccaggaggagccggtgagggagattgcacATGACATGCTCttcggctcgcagttccagcacttcataccggaagtcgctgcacAGCACTCATCGACTACCTCCCATACGCACATGGCATGCTCTCCTTcttatgactaccatttggaggagatggatcattcatatcccgttgacgctgcggggacctcacaggctgggccatcacagccatcgcagtaccagtcccctccactgccagtGCGTCACGCGAACGCCTCtttctatcgtaggaggcgaaggagaccaacccagttggatagggtagatgagggttcaTGA